A part of Paenibacillus donghaensis genomic DNA contains:
- a CDS encoding glycoside hydrolase family 88 protein, whose translation MLQLQNTDQTWLHEVIAKITNKMDLVSERSRNKIPYTVVNGVHDDRSVDNPSCLDADGICWWTNGFWGGILWLMHHETGNEKYQEIAKISEDKLDECFQQYNGLHHDVGFMWLPTSVANYKVTGNQKSKTRALHAANLLAGRFNLAGRFIRAWNDLDEGDTRGWAIVDCMFNIPLLYWASEETGDPRFKQIAMAHADTAMTAFVRPDGSVNHIVEFDPFYGGVVKTYGGQGYEDGSSWTRGQTWALYGFMMSYIHTGKEEYMHTAKRIAHYFMANIPENGVIPIDFRQPKEPAYEDSTAAAIAACGLIEIAKAVGQNEQAVYLNTALKLLRTLDESRSDWSAETDNILINGSAAYHNPNRHTAIIYGDYYFIEAIFKLKGNDLYLW comes from the coding sequence ATGTTGCAATTACAGAATACGGACCAGACATGGCTGCATGAGGTTATTGCTAAAATTACAAATAAGATGGATCTGGTCAGCGAACGATCCCGAAATAAAATACCTTATACGGTAGTAAACGGAGTACATGATGATCGGTCAGTGGATAATCCTTCCTGCTTGGATGCCGACGGCATTTGCTGGTGGACCAACGGTTTCTGGGGCGGTATTCTGTGGTTGATGCACCATGAGACGGGGAATGAGAAATATCAAGAAATCGCTAAGATTTCAGAAGATAAACTAGATGAATGCTTTCAGCAATATAACGGGCTTCATCATGATGTAGGGTTTATGTGGCTGCCGACCAGTGTTGCTAATTATAAGGTAACTGGTAACCAGAAGTCCAAAACTAGAGCGCTCCATGCTGCTAATCTGCTGGCCGGACGCTTTAATCTGGCTGGCCGATTCATCCGGGCATGGAATGATCTCGATGAAGGGGATACTCGCGGATGGGCAATTGTAGACTGTATGTTTAATATTCCTCTACTCTATTGGGCGTCGGAAGAGACTGGCGATCCGCGGTTTAAACAGATTGCTATGGCGCACGCAGATACTGCCATGACTGCATTTGTAAGACCGGATGGTTCGGTTAACCACATCGTGGAATTTGACCCGTTCTATGGTGGGGTAGTGAAGACTTACGGTGGACAAGGTTATGAAGATGGTTCGTCTTGGACCAGAGGCCAGACCTGGGCGCTTTACGGTTTCATGATGAGTTACATCCACACGGGTAAAGAAGAGTATATGCATACAGCCAAACGAATTGCGCATTATTTCATGGCCAATATTCCGGAGAATGGGGTTATACCCATTGATTTCAGACAACCGAAGGAACCAGCATACGAGGATTCCACGGCTGCGGCAATTGCAGCCTGCGGCCTGATTGAAATTGCAAAGGCTGTAGGCCAGAATGAACAGGCTGTCTATCTCAATACTGCGTTAAAGCTATTGCGCACTTTGGATGAATCACGCAGTGACTGGTCGGCGGAGACCGACAATATCCTGATCAATGGATCCGCTGCCTACCACAATCCGAACCGGCACACCGCTATTATTTATGGCGATTATTATTTCATAGAAGCCATCTTTAAGCTAAAGGGGAATGACCTGTATTTGTGGTAG
- a CDS encoding response regulator has product MRILIADDDEFTREALIESIRWESYGIEQVLEARDGIEAVRMASRYHPDIVLTDIRMPKLNGIDFAERLTEICPSSKLLFMSGYLDVDYLKSAIRLAALDYIEKPIRIDELELAIKKTTELVQSSQRKELESYKTRDIERQRLVRILIDKSARTEEIKGICEVVNFPLNTQYVALCVTEIQSLKNENDNISLVNEFWNNQNIPCIGDYLGNGEYAFILSVVKMDLRRLESLARYLLSQYPKEFYAGIGSKVFKLREVVDSWEKARKASEICFFFPDIYLSVYDESFLKRTSSSQGYHMEFLNLMKSSPNHLPEWIDRVSQSFIFQKAYEKDKFCSLFITIANTLVNEESSLLLKVEQLYHTADIGQIVRSNRTVNQLNQFMQELCQEYLEVINRNSRYSLITRGVIKYVVNHCSKTDLDVQEVAYHMHLSVPHLNMLFKQDVGTTVSQYIRDYRIEQAKKLIANNSYKMNAISEMCGFATPSYFTRVFGDCTGMSPWNIGSSWAIYEAECSA; this is encoded by the coding sequence ATGCGGATATTGATTGCAGATGATGATGAGTTCACAAGAGAAGCATTAATTGAGTCTATTCGATGGGAAAGTTATGGCATTGAACAAGTTCTGGAAGCCAGAGATGGAATAGAGGCGGTTCGAATGGCATCCAGATATCATCCTGATATTGTACTAACAGATATACGGATGCCTAAGTTGAATGGAATTGATTTTGCTGAAAGATTGACTGAGATCTGCCCTAGCAGCAAGTTATTGTTTATGAGCGGGTATCTGGATGTGGACTATTTGAAAAGCGCAATCAGGCTGGCTGCGCTTGATTATATTGAAAAGCCTATTCGTATAGACGAACTGGAGCTTGCAATTAAAAAGACCACAGAGCTTGTTCAGTCTAGTCAGAGAAAGGAACTTGAGAGCTACAAGACTAGAGACATAGAGCGTCAGAGATTAGTTAGAATTCTGATTGATAAGTCGGCTCGTACTGAGGAGATCAAGGGAATCTGTGAGGTGGTAAATTTCCCTTTAAATACACAATACGTTGCTTTATGTGTAACAGAGATTCAATCTTTAAAAAATGAAAACGATAACATTAGTTTAGTTAATGAGTTCTGGAATAATCAGAATATACCATGTATCGGTGATTATTTAGGGAATGGAGAATATGCCTTTATCTTGTCAGTGGTTAAGATGGATCTGAGACGATTGGAAAGTCTAGCCCGCTATCTATTAAGTCAGTATCCTAAAGAATTTTATGCTGGTATTGGCAGCAAAGTATTTAAGCTTCGAGAGGTTGTTGACAGCTGGGAAAAGGCAAGGAAAGCATCTGAAATATGTTTTTTCTTTCCTGACATCTATTTATCCGTATATGATGAAAGCTTCTTAAAACGGACAAGTAGTTCTCAAGGATATCACATGGAGTTCCTCAATCTTATGAAAAGTTCTCCTAATCACTTACCCGAATGGATAGATAGGGTATCTCAATCGTTCATTTTCCAAAAAGCTTATGAAAAGGATAAATTCTGTTCCTTATTTATTACAATTGCAAACACTTTGGTGAACGAGGAGAGTTCCCTGCTTTTGAAAGTCGAACAACTTTACCACACTGCTGATATCGGACAAATCGTAAGAAGTAACCGAACGGTAAATCAATTAAATCAATTTATGCAAGAGCTTTGTCAGGAATATTTAGAAGTAATTAATCGGAACTCCCGCTATTCTCTCATCACCCGTGGCGTCATCAAATATGTGGTCAACCATTGCAGTAAGACCGATCTGGATGTTCAGGAGGTTGCGTACCATATGCATCTATCTGTCCCGCATTTAAATATGTTGTTCAAGCAGGATGTAGGAACGACTGTAAGCCAGTATATTCGAGATTATCGGATTGAGCAGGCCAAAAAGCTTATTGCCAACAACAGCTACAAAATGAATGCCATATCAGAGATGTGCGGATTTGCGACGCCCAGCTATTTTACAAGGGTATTCGGAGATTGCACGGGGATGTCCCCTTGGAATATAGGAAGCAGTTGGGCAATTTATGAGGCTGAATGTTCTGCTTAA
- a CDS encoding glycoside hydrolase family 43 protein yields MAHKITNPVLTGFHPDPSFLRVGDDYYIATSTFEWFPGVEIHHSRDLVHWHSLTRVLTESSQVNLRGNASSSSIWAPALSYDNGLYYLLFTDVKSRKSVYKDLHNYLITASDIMGPWSEPVRLNGSGFDPFLFHEEDGRKWLLNMRWDFRQQHSNFSGIIMQEYDPIAGKLTGPVHEIYKGTPTGVTEGPQLYKRDGYYYLLVAEGGTGVNHMVTLARSRSLTGPYETDPDYPIMTTAHDLTFAFQQAGHGSLVETQGGEWYMAHLCTRPIPGTGTMNPLGRETAIQRCEWTVDGWLRLAHGGKLPALTVDAPDLPPHTFEPLPERDDFDYRELGYPYQSLRVPFDHSWVSLTERPGYLRLTGRESLASLHDQSLIGRPIRHFTCSISTCLEFKPDSFMQMAGLVLYYDDSDYYYLRVTADEIRGVALGVVMCRAGKYAEVSSMQISVKDWKRYYLKADINGRDIIFYASPDGEVWTAMCTPLDFGTLSDEYGGKLGFTGSYAALCAQDLDQQAKKAYFDYFEYSALEE; encoded by the coding sequence ATGGCGCATAAGATTACAAATCCGGTGCTAACCGGATTTCATCCCGATCCTTCTTTTTTGAGAGTAGGAGATGATTATTATATTGCTACTTCCACCTTTGAATGGTTTCCAGGTGTAGAGATTCATCATTCCCGCGATCTGGTTCATTGGCATTCCCTTACCCGGGTTCTAACTGAGTCCTCTCAGGTTAATCTGCGCGGCAACGCCAGCTCGAGCTCAATCTGGGCTCCAGCCCTATCTTACGATAATGGTTTATACTATTTGCTGTTCACCGATGTAAAATCACGAAAAAGTGTGTATAAAGATCTACATAACTATCTGATTACCGCGTCCGATATTATGGGGCCATGGAGTGAGCCGGTCCGGCTAAACGGCAGCGGATTTGATCCGTTTTTGTTTCATGAAGAGGATGGGCGTAAGTGGCTGCTGAATATGCGGTGGGACTTCCGCCAGCAGCACAGCAATTTTTCGGGTATTATTATGCAGGAATATGATCCCATTGCCGGCAAGCTAACCGGTCCGGTTCATGAAATTTATAAAGGCACACCAACTGGTGTAACCGAAGGCCCACAGCTCTATAAACGTGATGGCTACTATTACCTGCTTGTCGCTGAAGGAGGAACTGGTGTTAATCATATGGTTACACTGGCGCGAAGTCGCAGCCTGACCGGACCTTACGAGACTGACCCCGATTATCCAATCATGACCACCGCACATGACCTAACCTTTGCCTTTCAGCAGGCAGGCCACGGCTCACTGGTAGAGACACAAGGCGGAGAATGGTATATGGCTCATTTGTGCACACGCCCTATTCCAGGCACAGGGACCATGAATCCACTCGGAAGAGAGACTGCTATTCAGCGCTGCGAATGGACTGTGGACGGCTGGCTGCGCTTGGCCCATGGCGGCAAGCTACCCGCGCTTACGGTGGATGCGCCGGATTTGCCGCCACATACGTTCGAACCGCTTCCGGAGCGTGATGATTTTGATTACAGGGAACTGGGATACCCTTATCAGAGCCTTCGCGTCCCCTTCGATCACTCATGGGTAAGCTTGACGGAACGTCCAGGTTACCTGCGTCTGACCGGCCGAGAATCTCTAGCCTCACTACATGATCAGAGCCTGATTGGTCGCCCGATCCGCCACTTCACCTGCTCCATATCCACCTGTCTTGAATTCAAGCCGGATAGCTTCATGCAAATGGCAGGACTAGTGCTCTATTACGACGACAGCGATTACTATTATCTGCGTGTAACGGCAGATGAAATCAGAGGAGTCGCCTTGGGTGTAGTGATGTGCAGAGCGGGGAAATACGCGGAAGTTTCCTCCATGCAAATCTCTGTGAAGGACTGGAAGCGTTATTACCTGAAAGCCGATATTAACGGACGGGATATTATATTCTATGCTTCTCCAGACGGAGAAGTATGGACAGCCATGTGCACGCCGCTTGATTTCGGCACGTTGTCAGATGAATATGGCGGCAAGCTTGGTTTTACCGGCTCTTACGCAGCATTATGTGCGCAGGATCTGGACCAGCAAGCGAAGAAAGCATATTTTGACTATTTTGAGTATTCAGCGCTGGAAGAATAG
- a CDS encoding AraC family transcriptional regulator: MKQLFEPVVFHDHKSLVWNYRIYTDDYYKGYYHWHQCCEVLFVHGGQGNIVVNQQMYDIRPGMLFFFQPYQLHRIYSEVSLEAPFVRSIFYIGPQVAENLLKDFPKRRAVFSALWQNNNSYCGFDLSAQIPVMEWAYERYNLTRCGSAEDDSEDITMLLMLLLECMGTGKNSLLTSEGRRNLRYSERIMKWIEEHYQEEVNLNQLAAETHLSKSYVSRIFHQETGGRLVDYLTARRIKQACRLLSTTDLPVEQIGITVGFPNASYFNQLFKKMLGTTPLKYRNNISNISKET; the protein is encoded by the coding sequence ATGAAGCAACTGTTCGAGCCTGTTGTTTTCCATGACCACAAGTCGCTTGTTTGGAATTACCGGATCTACACCGATGACTACTACAAAGGATATTACCACTGGCATCAGTGTTGCGAAGTGCTGTTCGTTCATGGCGGACAAGGGAATATAGTCGTTAATCAGCAGATGTACGATATCCGACCCGGGATGCTTTTCTTCTTCCAACCTTATCAGTTGCACAGGATTTATTCCGAGGTATCGCTGGAGGCCCCCTTTGTGCGCAGTATTTTCTATATTGGTCCGCAGGTTGCGGAGAATCTGCTTAAGGACTTCCCGAAACGTCGTGCGGTATTCTCCGCCTTATGGCAAAACAACAACTCTTACTGCGGATTCGATCTCAGTGCCCAGATCCCGGTGATGGAATGGGCGTATGAACGATACAATCTCACCAGATGTGGCTCCGCTGAGGACGACTCTGAAGACATTACAATGCTGCTGATGTTGCTGCTGGAGTGTATGGGAACCGGAAAAAACTCACTCCTTACTTCGGAGGGGCGGCGGAATCTCCGTTACTCGGAGAGAATCATGAAATGGATCGAGGAGCACTATCAGGAAGAGGTAAACCTGAATCAGCTCGCGGCTGAGACGCATTTGTCGAAATCATATGTTAGCCGGATTTTTCATCAGGAAACGGGAGGCCGGCTGGTCGATTACTTAACTGCTAGACGGATTAAGCAGGCCTGTCGCCTACTCAGCACTACAGACCTGCCGGTGGAACAGATTGGAATAACTGTCGGGTTTCCGAATGCCTCCTATTTTAACCAACTGTTCAAAAAAATGCTTGGTACAACGCCACTGAAATACAGGAATAATATAAGCAACATTAGTAAGGAGACCTGA
- a CDS encoding glycosyl hydrolase family 28 protein, translating into MNVIHQLSVYDIPEFTPANKDFTVKVRSKDGPWKTLLCYNVMIDMHQVRNASMVYFDFVGEVEVEIISNAESVSSVAIRPLSYNISYTRQDNTIRFILNSPKNLSLEINGDRYHNLHIFAGEIMKNEPDLQEFGILHIQPGTHSAVDLLNKFTEVDPITGKEPSTLYFAPGLHQVLPQGLLIPSNKKVYLAGGAVVLSALECHEVENVRIWGRGVLHQARIGRDTPHGGIKINFSKNVQVSGITLVNPPYNSIHVGQSSNVMITDFKAFSCTGWSDGIDCLSSSNVEVDGVFMRNSDDCFTVYGSRFAYSGDSRNITLKNSTLWADVAHPTFIGCHGDHEHGGDILEDIHFENIDILEHHEPQQEYLGCMAINAGDENIVRNVRYENIRVEPFENGRLFDLRVFFNAKYNPAPGKRIENIHFKDIVYNGLEEYPSQIIGFNEERMVDGVTLENVVIRGKKVTDVEAGNIFIGEHVGQVIFK; encoded by the coding sequence ATGAATGTCATTCATCAGTTGAGTGTTTATGATATTCCCGAATTCACACCGGCCAACAAGGACTTTACGGTTAAAGTAAGATCTAAGGATGGTCCTTGGAAGACTTTATTGTGTTATAACGTAATGATTGACATGCATCAGGTACGAAATGCGTCCATGGTTTACTTTGATTTCGTCGGCGAAGTGGAAGTTGAGATCATCAGCAATGCTGAGTCTGTGTCCAGTGTAGCGATTCGCCCGCTTTCCTATAACATCAGCTATACACGGCAAGACAATACAATTCGATTCATCCTGAACTCCCCTAAAAATCTTTCCCTGGAGATCAATGGTGATCGTTATCATAATCTTCATATTTTTGCAGGGGAAATTATGAAAAATGAACCAGATCTTCAAGAGTTTGGAATATTGCATATTCAACCTGGTACTCATAGCGCCGTTGATCTTTTAAATAAATTCACAGAGGTAGATCCGATAACTGGAAAAGAGCCGTCCACGTTATATTTTGCCCCTGGCTTGCATCAAGTTCTTCCACAAGGGCTGTTAATTCCTTCAAATAAAAAGGTCTACCTTGCAGGCGGAGCAGTGGTTCTGTCCGCTCTGGAGTGTCATGAGGTTGAAAACGTCAGGATTTGGGGAAGAGGTGTGCTGCATCAAGCTAGAATTGGACGCGACACTCCGCATGGTGGGATTAAAATCAACTTCTCCAAGAATGTACAAGTTAGTGGAATTACCCTGGTCAACCCACCTTACAACAGCATACATGTCGGTCAATCCAGCAATGTAATGATTACAGATTTTAAGGCTTTTTCTTGTACAGGCTGGTCTGACGGGATTGATTGTCTTTCCAGTTCTAACGTTGAGGTAGATGGAGTGTTTATGCGTAATTCAGATGACTGTTTCACAGTTTATGGAAGCCGGTTCGCTTATTCTGGAGACAGCCGGAATATTACATTGAAGAATTCTACTCTTTGGGCAGATGTCGCGCATCCAACATTTATCGGTTGTCATGGGGATCATGAGCATGGTGGAGATATCCTAGAAGATATCCATTTTGAGAATATTGATATTCTAGAACACCATGAACCGCAGCAAGAGTATCTAGGTTGTATGGCGATCAATGCCGGAGACGAAAATATTGTACGTAACGTCAGATATGAGAATATCCGGGTGGAGCCTTTTGAGAATGGCAGACTCTTTGATTTACGAGTGTTTTTTAATGCGAAATATAATCCAGCACCTGGAAAACGGATTGAGAACATTCATTTTAAAGATATTGTATACAATGGTCTGGAAGAGTACCCTTCGCAAATAATAGGATTTAATGAAGAACGAATGGTCGATGGAGTCACACTGGAGAATGTTGTGATTCGAGGCAAGAAGGTTACTGATGTAGAAGCCGGCAATATCTTCATTGGAGAGCATGTAGGGCAGGTTATCTTTAAATGA